One Alnus glutinosa chromosome 3, dhAlnGlut1.1, whole genome shotgun sequence genomic region harbors:
- the LOC133864374 gene encoding uncharacterized protein LOC133864374 isoform X1: MVGGTTFAKAICSICYEDLKPIVEDIQAISICGHVFHELCLQQWFEYCSNAKKCTCPVCKQLCSANNANRLYFQSVGDSNDTVLTQKPVNCEKDAEELCRELKRLETKVSGLTSVLERQGKELKEVNEELFSCKEQAKTEAALKNEALKQRISMQQLLHLKSQELDKSTLECLRLQERNMGLAKELAALKLVSDLDLDEEEVLKLASFGNAANSKDTIDILRKSLVMRNRSYKELMAKCNILGRGEARFSRKLEKAKEKMSKLKTRLQELETSLEEKDNKDLRSLKASKKNSCKVVTQNGVNSNSNSNSLPANDFSSQDQEKQLSAPILNSGQTGCLTSNPSCYRKLENFSFTNDMDVNYTKKATSSMAVNKERHEYFLIDEDDSKFSTAPRGLSDPNAKYQTNEDVAEQKSTPLRSQVASDMSKETRVHGLDNLVEHLGSRTGINNDMGKTPAALDEDVTLLLDDVTEVEPPMLNIRKEFPSPLPLSEPGDICFSGGLLGPDGTYRYLGKWCKRGESKGSLAKQGSCTGNLIAIGADGRGGRIKVLRSPNQSSVDGKETSVGAKRCKYGAKTSRLQSQGCLQIEHFFGKG; the protein is encoded by the exons atggtcgGTGGCACCACTTTTGCCAAGGCCATTTGCTCGATCTGCTACGAAGATCTCAAGCCCATTGTTGAAGATATCCAAGCCATCTCCATCTGCGGCCATGTCTTCCACGAGCTCtg TCTGCAGCAGTGGTTCGAGTATTGTTCCAACGCGAAGAAATGTACTTGCCCTGTGTGCAAGCAGCTTTGCTCGGCAAACAATGCCAATCGTCTCTATTTTCAGTCCGTCGGGGACTCGAACGATACGGTGCTCACTCAGAAGCCGGTCAATTGCGAGAAAGACGCCGAAGAATTATGCAGGGAACTTAAGAGATTGGAGACAAAGGTGTCAGGGCTTACTTCGGTTTTAGAGCGCCAGGGGAAGGAGCTCAAAGAGGTCAATGAGGAG CTGTTTTCTTGCAAAGAGCAGGCAAAAACGGAAGCAGCGTTAAAGAATGAAGCCCTGAAACAAAGAATATCCATGCAACAGCTACTTCATCTGAAATCTCAG GAGCTTGATAAATCAACTTTGGAATGCTTGAGGTTGCAAGAAAGGAATATGGGCTTGGCCAAAGAACTTGCAGCATTAAAATT GGTTTCTGATCTGGATCTCGATGAAGAGGAGGTTTTAAAGCTTGCCTCTTTTGGTAATGCTGCCAACAGCAAGGATACCATAGACATTCTACGGAAATCCTTGGTCATGCGTAATAG GAGTTACAAAGAATTGATGGCAAAGTGCAACATCCTTGGAAGAGGAGAGGCTCGCTTTAGCAGAAAACTTGAGAAGGCTAAAGAGAAGATGAGTAAATTAAAG ACTAGGCTACAAGAATTGGAGACATCTCTTGAAGAAAAAGATAACAAAGATTTGAGGTCTCTAAAAGcttcaaagaaaaatagttgCAAAGTGGTTACTCAGAATGGTGTGAATAGTAACTCAAATTCTAATTCTTTGCCCGCCAATGATTTTTCATCACAAGATCAAGAGAAACAACTTTCTGCACCCATTCTTAATTCAGGTCAGACAGGATGCTTGACTAGTAATCCATCGTGTTATAGGAAACTGGAAAACTTCAGTTTCACTAACGATATGGATGTAAATTATACTAAAAAAGCTACAAGCTCCATGGCTGTTAATAAAGAGAGACATGAATACTTCTTAATAGATGAGGATGATTCAAAATTTTCTACAGCTCCACGTGGACTTTCAGATCCTAATGCTAAATATCAAACCAATGAAGATGTAGCTGAGCAGAAATCTACTCCATTGAGATCACAGGTGGCTTCTGACATGAGCAAAGAAACTAGAGTGCATGGACTAGATAATCTGGTAGAACATTTGGGTTCAAGAACTGGTATCAATAATGATATGGGAAAGACTCCTGCTGCCCTGGACGAGGATGTGACATTGCTTCTTGATGATGTTACAGAAGTTGAGCCACCCATGCTTAACATTAGAAAGGAGTTTCCATCCCCACTACCACTTTCTGAACCAG GGGACATATGTTTCTCTGGCGGATTGCTTGGCCCGGATGGAACATACAGGTATCTAGGTAAATGGTGCAAGCGGGGCGAGAGCAAGGGATCGTTAGCAAAGCAAGGTTCATGTACGGGTAACCTGATTGCTATTGGAGCTGATGGGAGAGGTGGTAGAATCAAGGTTCTGAGATCACCAAACCAATCTTCAGTG GATGGTAAGGAGACTTCAGTGGGAGCAAAGAGGTGCAAGTATGGAGCCAAGACAAGTCGTTTGCAGTCGCAAGGGTGCTTACAAATAGAACATTTCTTTGGAAAGGGTTAG
- the LOC133864374 gene encoding uncharacterized protein LOC133864374 isoform X2 produces the protein MVGGTTFAKAICSICYEDLKPIVEDIQAISICGHVFHELCLQQWFEYCSNAKKCTCPVCKQLCSANNANRLYFQSVGDSNDTVLTQKPVNCEKDAEELCRELKRLETKVSGLTSVLERQGKELKEVNEELFSCKEQAKTEAALKNEALKQRISMQQLLHLKSQELDKSTLECLRLQERNMGLAKELAALKLVSDLDLDEEEVLKLASFGNAANSKDTIDILRKSLVMRNRSYKELMAKCNILGRGEARFSRKLEKAKEKMSKLKTRLQELETSLEEKDNKDLRSLKASKKNSCKVVTQNGVNSNSNSNSLPANDFSSQDQEKQLSAPILNSAPRGLSDPNAKYQTNEDVAEQKSTPLRSQVASDMSKETRVHGLDNLVEHLGSRTGINNDMGKTPAALDEDVTLLLDDVTEVEPPMLNIRKEFPSPLPLSEPGDICFSGGLLGPDGTYRYLGKWCKRGESKGSLAKQGSCTGNLIAIGADGRGGRIKVLRSPNQSSVDGKETSVGAKRCKYGAKTSRLQSQGCLQIEHFFGKG, from the exons atggtcgGTGGCACCACTTTTGCCAAGGCCATTTGCTCGATCTGCTACGAAGATCTCAAGCCCATTGTTGAAGATATCCAAGCCATCTCCATCTGCGGCCATGTCTTCCACGAGCTCtg TCTGCAGCAGTGGTTCGAGTATTGTTCCAACGCGAAGAAATGTACTTGCCCTGTGTGCAAGCAGCTTTGCTCGGCAAACAATGCCAATCGTCTCTATTTTCAGTCCGTCGGGGACTCGAACGATACGGTGCTCACTCAGAAGCCGGTCAATTGCGAGAAAGACGCCGAAGAATTATGCAGGGAACTTAAGAGATTGGAGACAAAGGTGTCAGGGCTTACTTCGGTTTTAGAGCGCCAGGGGAAGGAGCTCAAAGAGGTCAATGAGGAG CTGTTTTCTTGCAAAGAGCAGGCAAAAACGGAAGCAGCGTTAAAGAATGAAGCCCTGAAACAAAGAATATCCATGCAACAGCTACTTCATCTGAAATCTCAG GAGCTTGATAAATCAACTTTGGAATGCTTGAGGTTGCAAGAAAGGAATATGGGCTTGGCCAAAGAACTTGCAGCATTAAAATT GGTTTCTGATCTGGATCTCGATGAAGAGGAGGTTTTAAAGCTTGCCTCTTTTGGTAATGCTGCCAACAGCAAGGATACCATAGACATTCTACGGAAATCCTTGGTCATGCGTAATAG GAGTTACAAAGAATTGATGGCAAAGTGCAACATCCTTGGAAGAGGAGAGGCTCGCTTTAGCAGAAAACTTGAGAAGGCTAAAGAGAAGATGAGTAAATTAAAG ACTAGGCTACAAGAATTGGAGACATCTCTTGAAGAAAAAGATAACAAAGATTTGAGGTCTCTAAAAGcttcaaagaaaaatagttgCAAAGTGGTTACTCAGAATGGTGTGAATAGTAACTCAAATTCTAATTCTTTGCCCGCCAATGATTTTTCATCACAAGATCAAGAGAAACAACTTTCTGCACCCATTCTTAATTCAG CTCCACGTGGACTTTCAGATCCTAATGCTAAATATCAAACCAATGAAGATGTAGCTGAGCAGAAATCTACTCCATTGAGATCACAGGTGGCTTCTGACATGAGCAAAGAAACTAGAGTGCATGGACTAGATAATCTGGTAGAACATTTGGGTTCAAGAACTGGTATCAATAATGATATGGGAAAGACTCCTGCTGCCCTGGACGAGGATGTGACATTGCTTCTTGATGATGTTACAGAAGTTGAGCCACCCATGCTTAACATTAGAAAGGAGTTTCCATCCCCACTACCACTTTCTGAACCAG GGGACATATGTTTCTCTGGCGGATTGCTTGGCCCGGATGGAACATACAGGTATCTAGGTAAATGGTGCAAGCGGGGCGAGAGCAAGGGATCGTTAGCAAAGCAAGGTTCATGTACGGGTAACCTGATTGCTATTGGAGCTGATGGGAGAGGTGGTAGAATCAAGGTTCTGAGATCACCAAACCAATCTTCAGTG GATGGTAAGGAGACTTCAGTGGGAGCAAAGAGGTGCAAGTATGGAGCCAAGACAAGTCGTTTGCAGTCGCAAGGGTGCTTACAAATAGAACATTTCTTTGGAAAGGGTTAG
- the LOC133863693 gene encoding exocyst complex component SEC10b has product MKDSRDAVMNDKSSKSSSVSPLPLILDVDDFKGDFSFDALFGNLVNELLPSFHDEETYSSEGHGSGVGGNDALSNGHLRGDAAKSAAPLFPEVDKLLALFKDSYKELVDLRKQVDGRLFNLKKEVSVQDSKHRKTLAELEKGVDGLFDSFARLDSRISSVGQTAAKIGDHLQSADAQRETASQTIELIKYLMEFNSSPGDLMELSPLFSDDSRVAEAASIAQKLRSFAEEDIGRQGIGAPPVMGNAAASRGLEVAVANLQDYCNELENRLLARFDAASQRRELSSMAECAKILSQFNRGTSAMQHYVATRPMFIDVEVMNADTRLVLGDQGAQASPSNVARGLSSLYKEITDTVRKEAATIMAVFPSPNEVMSILVQRVLEQRVTALLDKLLVKPSLVNLPPMEEGGLLLYLRMLAVAYEKTQELARDLRAVGCGDLDVEGLTESLFSAHKDEYPEQEQASLRQLYHAKMEELRAESQQISESTGTIGRSKGASVASSHQQISVTVVTEFVRWNEEAISRCTLFSSQPATLATNVRAVFTCLLDQVSQYITEGLERAREGLTDAANLRERFMIGTSVSRRVAAAAASAAEAAATAGESSFRSFMVAVQRCGSSVAIVQQYFANSISRLLLPVDGAHAASCEEMATAMSSAETAAYKGLQQCIETVMAEVERLLSAEQKSTDYRSPDDGIAPDHRPTNACTRVVAYLSRVLESAFTALEGLNKQAFLSELGNRLHKGLLNHWQKFTFNPSGGLRLKRDITEYGEFVRSFNAPSVDEKFELLGIMANVFIVAPESLSTLFEGTPSIRKDSQRFIQLREDYKSAKLAARLSSLWPSSS; this is encoded by the exons ATGAAAGATAGCAGAGATGCTGTCATGAACGATAAATCCTCAAAATCTTCATCTGTTAGCCCTCTCCCACTCATTCTTGATGTGGATGACTTTAAG GGTGATTTTTCATTTGACGCGTTGTTTGGGAACTTGGTGAATGAGCTTCTGCCGTCTTTCCACGACGAAGAAACTTATTCATCAGAAGGGCATGGCAGTGGCGTCGGTGGAAATGATGCTTTGTCGAATGGACATTTACGAGGGGATGCCGCGAAATCGGCTGCCCCTTTGTTTCCAGAAGTGGATAAGCTCTTGGCCCTATTCAAGGATTCGTATAAGGAGTTGGTTGATCTTCGAAAGCAG GTTGATGGCAGACTCTTCAATCTCAAGAAGGAGGTCTCTGTCCAAGATTCTAAGCACCGCAAGACACTCGCTGAG ctGGAAAAAGGTGTAGATGGATTGTTTGATAGCTTTGCAAGATTGGATTCACGTATTTCAAGTGTTGGACAGACTGCCGCAAAGATTGGAGATCATTTGCAG AGTGCAGATGCTCAGCGAGAAACTGCTAGTCAAACAATAGAGCTTATAAAG TACTTGATGGAGTTCAATAGCAGCCCAGGAGACCTAATGGAACTTTCACCACTATTTTCTGATGACAGCCGTGTTGCGGAGGCTGCTTCAATTGCACAGAAATTGC GGTCATTTGCTGAGGAAGATATCGGAAGACAAGGAATAGGTGCACCGCCAGTTATGGGGAACGCTGCTGCTAGCAGAGGATTGGAAGTTGCGGTTGCTAATCTGCAGGATTATTGTAATG AACTGGAGAACAGATTGCTTGCTCGTTTTGATGCAGCATCACAGAGGAGAGAATTGTCTTCAATGGCAGAATGTGCTAAAATTTTATCTCAG TTTAACAGGGGTACAAGTGCCATGCAACATTATGTAGCAACACGTCCTATGTTTATTGACGTGGAAGTCATGAATGCAGACACGAGGTTGGTTCTTGGGGACCAGGGTGCACAAGCTAGTCCTAGCAATGTCGCTCGTGGGCTTTCTTCGCTGTACAAAGAAATTACAG ATACCGTGCGTAAAGAAGCAGCAACAATTATGGCCGTATTCCCTTCTCCTAATGAAGTTATGTCAATTTTAGTACAG CGAGTTTTGGAGCAGCGAGTAACAGCTCTCCTGGACAAATTATTAGTGAAGCCATCTCTTGTGAATCTACCTCCTATGGAAGAGGGTGGACTTCTATTA TATCTTAGAATGCTGGCAGTGGCATATGAGAAGACACAAGAACTTGCTAGAGACCTACGAGCTGTGGGATGTGGTGACTTAGATGTTGAGG GCCTCACAGAGTCTCTGTTTTCTGCTCACAAGGATGAATATCCTGAACAAGAGCAGGCCTCTCTTAGACAACTATATCACGCAAAG ATGGAAGAATTGCGTGCTGAAAGCCAGCAGATCTCTGAGTCAACTGGGACAATTGGGCGCTCAAAAGGAGCTTCGGTAGCATCTTCTCACCAGCAAATATCTGTCACTGTTGTCACAGAGTTTGTGCGCTGGAATGAGGAAGCAATTTCCAGATGTACTTTATTTTCATCTCAG CCTGCTACCCTTGCAACCAATGTTAGAGCGGTTTTCACTTGCCTACTAGACCAA gTTAGTCAATATATAACGGAAGGGCTCGAACGGGCTAGAGAAGGCCTGACTGATGCTGCTAATTTGAGGGAAAGGTTTATGATTGGCACAAGTGTTAGTAGAAGGGTGGCTGCTGCAGCTGCATCTGCT GCAGAAGCTGCTGCTACTGCTGGTGAAAGCAGTTTCAGATCCTTCATGGTTGCTGTACAACGTTGTGGTAGTAGTGTGGCTATAGTTCAACAA TATTTTGCCAATTCTATTTCTCGGCTTTTACTGCCCGTTGATGGTGCACATGCTGCTTCATGTGAAGAAATGGCAACTGCTATGTCCAGTGCAGAGACTGCTGCTTATAAAGGGCTTCAACAATGCATCGAAACTGTGATGGCTGAG GTAGAACGATTGCTTTCAGCTGAACAAAAGTCAACGGATTATCGGTCACCTGATGATGGAATTGCTCCGGATCATCGACCTACAAATGCCTGCACAAG AGTGGTGGCATATCTTTCCCGTGTGCTTGAGTCTGCATTCACTGCACTGGAAGGTCTTAACAAACAAGCGTTCCTGAGTGAACTG gggaACCGGTTGCATAAGGGGTTGCTTAATCATTGGCAGAAGTTCACTTTCAATCCCAG TGGAGGATTGCGGCTGAAGCGTGACATAACTGAGTATGGAGAATTTGTGCGAAGTTTCAATGCTCCTTCCGTTGATGAAAAATTTGAATTGTTGGGCAT CATGGCCAATGTCTTCATTGTTGCTCCTGAAAGCCTCTCAACTCTGTTCGAGGGTACTCCAAGTATACGGAAAGATTCCCAAAG GTTTATCCAGCTTAGAGAAGACTACAAGAGTGCAAAACTTGCTGCCAGACTTAGCTCCTTGTGGCCAAGCTCTAGTTGA
- the LOC133864295 gene encoding WRKY transcription factor 22, giving the protein MEEDWDLQAVVRGCASTATSSTTTANNNNNNSASFLANFHPNSCFSAFGGEQGGQLFSFPDPFEERNVFEELHELYKPFFPKSEPLSPQASPISPISPFSSLSSLAASKAQTQRQQQHQQQQPKQSQAGSVTNPRSKRRKNLLKKVCQVPAEGLSSDIWAWRKYGQKPIKGSPYPRGYYRCSSSKGCLARKQVERNKSDPGMFIVTYTAEHNHPAPTHRNSLAGSTRQKPLTPQTATADDSKKLNSTKPSSPATSMEEELVVPQITTTDSKEEREDMVEDEEEDEFGISDVALSDDFFVGLDGFASPAAGDYFPDHFPATFALPNWVANNAG; this is encoded by the exons ATGGAAGAAGATTGGGATCTGCAAGCTGTGGTCAGAGGTTGTGCCTCCACCGCCacctcctccaccaccaccgccaacaacaacaacaacaacagcgCTTCTTTTCTGGCAAATTTTCATCCAAACTCTTGCTTTTCTGCTTTTGGTGGCGAACAAGGAGGCCAGCTTTTCTCATTTCCAGATCCTTTTGAAGAAAGAAATGTTTTTGAGGAATTGCATGAGCTTTACAAGCCCTTCTTCCCCAAATCCGAGCCTCTCTCTCCACAAGCCTCGCCCATCTCGCCCATCTCGCCCTTCTCTTCCCTGTCCTCTCTCGCTGCATCCAAAGCCCAAACACAAAGACAGCAGCAACATCAGCAGCAGCAGCCTAAGCAGTCTCAAGCAGGCTCTGTGACCAACCCGAGGTCCAAAAGAAG GAAGAATCTTCTTAAGAAAGTTTGTCAAGTACCAGCTGAGGGTCTCTCTTCTGACATATGGGCTTGGCGTAAATATGGCCAAAAACCCATCAAAGGCTCCCCATATCCACG GGGCTACTATAGATGTAGCAGCTCGAAGGGGTGCTTGGCCCGGAAACAGGTGGAGCGGAACAAATCCGACCCGGGAATGTTCATAGTGACATACACAGCTGAGCACAACCACCCTGCCCCCACGCATCGAAACTCACTCGCTGGGTCCACGCGCCAGAAGCCCCTCACGCCCCAAACGGCGACAGCCGATGACTCCAAGAAACTCAACTCGACCAAGCCCTCTTCCCCGGCAACCTCCATGGAGGAAGAGCTTGTTGTACCCCAGATTACAACCACTGACAgcaaggaagagagagaagataTGGTGGAAGACGAGGAAGAAGACGAGTTTGGGATATCGGATGTGGCTCTGAGCGATGATTTCTTTGTGGGTTTGGACGGCTTCGCCAGCCCGGCCGCCGGAGACTACTTTCCCGATCACTTCCCGGCGACCTTTGCTCTTCCTAACTGGGTTGCCAACAATGCTGGCTGA